DNA sequence from the Lodderomyces elongisporus chromosome 5, complete sequence genome:
TCTTCGTTGAGCCAAGACGCAGTCTCTTCTTCCGCTTATACTTCAGCCTCTGTTGCACCAACCTATAACAACACTGGCTACGCAAACACCACAGTTCCATTGAGCACTGCATGGTAAAACTATAGATACCCCACACTGGTAATCGCCGGAACCAAAACACGATGCTTATTCTATACTAGACGATAAACATCCAATgttatttttggttttgtttttttttttcttttttggttttcccATGTTTATTTGGGCTTTTATCAtgattgttattattgttattactgAGATTTTTAGATTCTTAGATTTTTAGATTTCTAGATTCCAAACTTTAGACTCTATTTTCAGTTTTTTCTACTCTGAATTTTGCTTTATTTTCCAAACAACGTAAACGTCTTAAACCGTCTTTGAAATATACGTAAATATATACTGAAACCTTATAAGTTCATTTGCTATATTCTTACAAACAATCCTCTAGCTCTACATTTTGATAGATTCATACACggtttctttacttttttcgCCACCTTTAATCAAACAAACCAAactggaaacaaaaacaaaaacaaaaacaaagaatttAAATAAAATCGCGTACCACCACCGCgtcttttctttggtaGCACAAAATAAGTCTTTGTCCcattccccccccccccccccccccccccccccaccaCCACCGTCAAACAGAccaaaaagataaaacaaaataaaaataaaaaaaactaaaaaaaggaaaacgataaatggaaaatttaaaagttttgaaaatagaaaaagaagtaacTACCACGTACACTTTAGTTTAGATTAGACTTACACTTATACTTACACTTAcacttacacacacacagttTGGCAGCAAAAATTTGGAGATCACCATCAATATTGTTCAATCATCATCCCATTGTAAACACACACCCTTTCATTACAATATACATCAACGactcacttttttttattattaaattcattttcttcttcattctcaattttatttcattttcttgtcCTTCAACATGTCATCGCCAACGAGACGGCAACCGCAAAGTGATGGATTATACTCGCATGTACAGTTTACAAATCAATATTCACCACtgacaacatcaacaaaacatacaaaagaaacaaagattaCTGGTAAACCAATTACACCACGTGAGAATACTTCccacaacagcaacagcaacatgAGGAAGAACAATACTGAAAATGTCATTAAACCACACGATCCACCTTTATCTACCACACGTAAGTCGATATTGAACATGAGTTCCATTACTCGCTCAACAAGCCGACGATTTGCAAGGAATGGTCGCACTAGTATTGGCTTACCACGGTCATCCCCTTCCAAATTGGAACGCAGTAGGCGATACATGGAGATCTCACCAAAACGAAGAAGAACCCTGGGTTTCAACAAGGAATCGGTTCTTGAACAGTTTACAGAGTCTGACAGATTGATAAATAGCGTAAATGGCACGAGACGTGTGATGCATTTGGACCAATCTAGTGTTTCTGAAGTTGAGGATTTGAGCTCACCAATCCGAAATAGGAAAATGAGAGTGGATGCATCTGTCGGATTAAACGAGAAGCagaataatgataatagtaataataataataataataatagtgctggtggtggtggtgtagTTGGCATTGGTTTGACTAGGATACCAAGTttgagaaaagaggaagaagaacaagaagaacaaaaagagcaacataaggaaggaaaacaaGGAGAGGAGAACCTAACAAGAAGTACATCTCAGAATGTTATACGAAGTCAGTTTGAACTATCACCAGCTGAGCTTAGTGAAGGTGCTAAACGCGCAAGGACCTACCCAAACCGCGATAATCAAAGAGCACATACATCAGGTCAATCCACACACCTTTCAGAAGGAGATGTTAATGTTGAGGATGGCGATATTGAGAATGACGGCGATAGTAGtgattttgaaattctCGATGATAATTTATACCTGAAGGATCCAAGTCAAACATTGAATCACACCCAATTAACCAAGATCATTAGAGACCTGCGTAATTCAGGAGACAAAGATTTAACGCCAAATCGGCCTACTGAACCTGATGCCCATAGTCCGCAATCTCACTCGCATTCAAGAATATTGTCACAATCACCAGATATCGCGAACTCAGTACTGGCACAAGATACGAGTCCCTTGAAAAGCCATCCAACTCATGGTCATCAAACACATGACACTACAGCGTCTATAAcatcaacagcagcagcatccCGAAAACGTCAATATGAcaatggtgatggtgatgatgatgatgtggatgatgatgttgatggtgatgatgatgatgtggatgatgatgttgatggtgatgatgatgttgatggtgatgatgatgttgatgatgatgatgatgatgtggatgatgatgttgatggtgatgatgatgatgtggatgatgatggtgaccATAACAACAATTATAATGGGAATACCCGCGGGGATGGAGATGAAAAAGAGCAGGAAAGTGCTCGATACTTGAACTCCCCCAATTCTAGAGCAGTGTTTTCCACAAACTACGTTAAGAAATTACAAGACTCACATAAAGCAAGATACGCTACGATTGTCGATAAGTTGGCATTGAAGGAGATGGATTATTTAAAAACACTTCAAACCAATAATGAATTACAAGCAAAACTCTTGATACTAGAACAAGAGGCAAGGGAGTTTGATGAAACTCAATTCAATGTTCAAGAGTCCAATGAGCAGATGAAGATTCAACTTCGAGATGCAAACGAGAGAATTAAGGAATTGAACGAGTCCTTGGATGGTATTCAGAATAAAGCTGctcttttgcaacaacaattggagGATGAAAGAGAGTATACTCTGCAAATGACGCATACCATGGCACGATATGAAGAGGACTATAAAATTgctacaaaagaaaaagacaacatTGAGCAAGAGTTGGTTACTTTAAGGAACAAGGATATAGAACGCAATTTGGAAATGGACCGACTCATTGATGAACGAGAAAGATTAACAAAAGAGGTTTCAAAAGTACAAGAAGAACTCGAATCATTGAGAATCGCCTACAAAAAAGTAGAAGCAAACGCAGAAGCAAGGGTAGATGAACATCAACAGAAACTCAAGTCTTTGCAAGAACATTGCTCAGAATATGAAGAGAAACTCAAAGAACGCGACTTGGCTGTGTTTGAACTTCgtcaaaaggaaaaggattTGAGTCTGAAGTTGAATGACCAAAAGGAATTGGTATCTAAGCTAGAAAGTAATATTGAAGACATCAAAAAGACACACGCCCAAGACTTGACCGAATTGAACAATCAGCACGAGACAAGAGTTCAATCGCTAGAATTAAACATAGCAAAGTTTTGcgacaaagaaaagcaatATGCAAATGATATACATGACTTGCAACTGAAGTTAAAATCAGCAGAGCAAAATATTCAAAGTTTCACCAACCAAAAATTGCAATGGGAAAAAGTTGCCGAGCAAAACAAGGAATTGGAAGCTCTTAATAGTAAGCTCGAGAAGCAAATCAAAGAAAGttcaacaaacaattcaatCAGTCTtgaagagaaggaaaaaataattaaaaaacttACTCAAGACCGTGATAATCTAAATGATGTAAATTTGAAGCATCAAAATGAGattcaaaaacttgaaaaagagattgAAGACAAAATCAAGACAAATGATTCATTGACCAAGAGTAAAGAGATTCTTACAGCAGATGTGTCACATTTGCAACAGCAAATTTCGGACCACATTAAAAGTGAAGAGGCAAAGGATCTGGAATTGCAGAATACTTTGAAAGACAAGAGGGTTTATGAGGTTAAACTTGAAGAGTTGTTGTCAACATTTGAGAAATACAAGAGTCGAATGGATgccgaagaagaagaactttCCCGAGCTAGAGCTGAGATTGAAGCACACGAGGCGAAACGCAATGAGATACTTGAAGCATCTTCAAAACTTCGTTCCGAGAGGCAAGAGCTCTCAAAGAAAATCGACAATTTAACCGAGGTGAACTATGACTTGCAACGAGAACTCGAGCAAGTGAAAACACTGTACGAAGACAAGATTGCCAATTTGTACAAATCACTATATGACGAGTACCTGCAAAAGCATAAACGGAAACTTCAAGATTATGAAGAATATTATGAGAGCAAATTGGctacaaaggaaaaagagttgAGAACTTTAACTAGGGATTTTGAGTTTGCCAAGATGCAAAATGATAAATTGAGACTGGATAATAACAAGTTGATTGCTGAGAAGTGCGCCTCACCTGAAAAGCCTGCTGCATCGAATTATGGATCGAGGTATAGTAGAGTTTAGCTAGGAATACAGAAACGCTATGGTaataagcaaaaaaaaaagaaaaggcaaACTAATATTGATcttgaacaaaaatagATTTTACTAAAATCATGTACCTGCACTGAGTGACCATATGCTTTGAATCACCACCACACTCATTAATCAAGAAGCTACTCAAATACAAGAGATtaacgaaaagaaaaaataaagatacaAATAGTCTCtttaaaatgaaaacgaaaatgcaaaatgtttttattatatacatatatacatacatacatacatatatatatatatagatatgtTTACCTAACTTAATTTCATTCTATTaaaatgaacaaaaagaaaaaagtaaaaaaaacaaacaaacaaatatatacatatgtgtgtatatatatatacggAATCATGTACGAAGGAAAAGCAAATAGGTTAATaagcaaacaaacagaTGAACGAGGTATCATGGTGTAAACTCCACCAATtggaagaataaaaaatatatatgaaaaaaaaacaataacaaatCCATGATATTCAAACAGAAtatgcttttctttttctttttctttttctggttctttttcttttattttattttcttttaactTTTATGTTGTAGATTTAgttaaaatttttaaatgcAGTGAGTCTTTAGTCAAAGTCACAGGTGATGTcgtatttcaattttccatTGGCGTCCCAAACACCCCAGTGCTTCTCAACATCGGAGATACCTGAAGAGTCTGGTTTCCATGCTTCATCAAGAGCTTCAAAGACAGCGACATTGACACCCCAAGCTCTCATTGCGCAGATACCTTGTTGCCAAAAGTTCTTGGCATTGTCAACACCTGGTTCAGAGCTCTCAAAGTTTGAACCATCGGTTGGCCAACCAGTTTCACCAACCCAGAATTCAATGTCAGTTGAGCCTTTGGTAGTTTGGATGGTTTGCAATGCTTGCATGATGTCATCAAAGAATGAGTATGAGGCATTTTGGTTGGTTTGTCCTTGCCAGTATGAGAATGCATTGGCGTAAACGACATCTGCGGCTTGAATAGCTGGTTTAGAGCCACCATCAACCAAAACATTCCAAGAGTCAACAGTACCAACTGGGATATCACTGTATGAGTTTCCATCCTTGTCTTTGATGTCGGCAACAAAGCTCTTAATGTCGTCAATCTTGTTTGCCAATTGGCTAGCAGTTAAATCTTCTCTGTACAATGCTTCTGAACCAACTAAAAAGATCTTGATTGTAGACTTGGAAATCTTTGGCAAGTACAGTTGCAAAGCATCCTTCTCGGCTTGGTAGTGGGCATCGTCGGTTGGCCAGATACCCAACATAATTTGAAagttttcttgttctgcTGCTGGACCCAAGTTTTGCAAAGTGTTACAATCGGAAACAGCATATGTCTTGATGATTGAAGTAGTATCCTTGAGAAGTTCCAAGTCGGACTCAAACTCTTCAACCGTCTTACAGTTACCAGAGTTATCCTTGACACCCAAGTTGAAAGCAATCTATAAAGAATCGTTAGTAAAACACTTtcaaaagaagacaaatCGGAAAACGAAGATCAAAATGTCCACCTCTCTCctttaaaagaaaggaaaagaaaacaaaatgttGAATAAGGAGTAaacatatgtatatatgtacatattCTTAGACATAAACATATTGGTAATTCATATTCAACTC
Encoded proteins:
- the BGL2 gene encoding glycoside hydrolase 3 protein (CAZy:GH17) — encoded protein: MQFKIAFNLGVKDNSGNCKTVEEFESDLELLKDTTSIIKTYAVSDCNTLQNLGPAAEQENFQIMLGIWPTDDAHYQAEKDALQSYLPKISKSTIKIFLVGSEALYREDLTASQLANKIDDIKSFVADIKDKDGNSYSDIPVGTVDSWNVLVDGGSKPAIQAADVVYANAFSYWQGQTNQNASYSFFDDIMQALQTIQTTKGSTDIEFWVGETGWPTDGSNFESSEPGVDNAKNFWQQGICAMRAWGVNVAVFEALDEAWKPDSSGISDVEKHWGVWDANGKLKYDITCDFD